atttaataaatatctatatcttCTGCGTTAGCGTTGTGCCACTGCGGGCCAGGCGGGGGGAGCTCACATCGATGCGGCGGACCGCCTCGTCGATGGCTGCCTGCGTCGCCGCCATCTCCTTGTCCACCATGTCGCCAAGCTCGTCCTGCCGCACGTCAGAGCCCTTGGGCCGCAGCTCCTGGAGACGGCAACCACGGGCAACGTCACATCCACTCATGCCATGACATGTGAAGACGTGTTGGGACTTTTATTATGTGTGGGTACGTGCAGCTGTTCTAAATGTTATTTATATGATGCAACacaaatatattattacataCTAGACATCAAATgcctatatatttaaatatctaCAATATTAAGGGTACAGCTTGAGTCTAATTAAATCCACACCCAGGGCTTAGTCTGGGTGCAGAGTGCTAGTCCAGTGTGGGGGTCTGCAGGTGGACCTGGGTCTCACCTGCCCCAGGTGGAGGATCTTCTGCACGATGAGGCGGACGGCGGCGGGGTCGGCCCTCCGGACGCTGGcctgctccttcagctccttcagGTACGCCAGGCTCTGCACGGCACAGCTGCGGCAGTTCTCCGTCagccctgagggggggggggggggggggggggggtgcttgtagTATGAGGTGCTTGTAGAATACTGGTGTGTTTTGAATGGGAAACTGTGATATCAATGCTTAAATAGTCAACCACACTCAATGAACGGACTGAACGAATATAAATAGATTATTTGATCACAATGAATGTGTCTTAACATAATGATATATTATCTAACTTCCACttcacaatcagacacacatcTATTAGTTTCCTTCCTATTAAGAGGCTTAGTAGGAGCCCCTCTCTAGGGCCCCTAACCCTATCCTACATCATGGTGTGTAGTGTAGGGGCCCATCTTTatggaccctaaccctatcgACACAGTGGTGTGTAGTGTAGGGGCCCCTCTTTatggaccctaaccctatcctacATCGTGGTGTGTAGTGTAGGGGCCCATCTTTatggaccctaaccctatcgACACAGTGGTGTGTAGTGTAGGGGCCCCTCTTTatggaccctaaccctatcctacACAGTGGTGTGTAGTGTAGGGGCCCCTCTCTACGGGCCCTAGCCCGGGGCCAATGGGATCAGTGTGCTGGTTGGTGGGATCTTACGGTCGGCGTGGTCGACGGGCGCCGTGTGCGCGGTGGCGCTGCCGTTGACGATGGTGTCGGCGGCGAGGTGGGAGAACTGGGTGAGGGCCCGTACCAGGGCCCCGGCgtctggagggggaggaggacaccAGGATCAACACACAGGGAGGGCTGCACTGAGTTATCTGATATCAGTTCCATTAACCAGACATCCATTTAATTATTATACTTTATACAATTATTTTCATTCTATATACTTCTGTATTGATTATGAATATAATTGTGCGTGCTTCTGTGCCGTCACGGAGCAGACATGGAggacagggagatggagagagggaacaaGGACTAAAGAATCAGGTCTTTAGCCGTGTCAGGTTAATTCATCGAGAACATTTATCAAATCTCTTTTTGATTAATCTCATGTTTGCTTCAGTACAAATAGCAAAAATGTGCCGCTTTAGGTTTCAGAAATTTAAAAACTAGGTTTATGGATCATTATACAATGGATACTTTTTCTTGGCTGCTCGTCAAATAATGCAAGCCAATCTAGTAACCTGTGATGGCCATTGTACTTAATTTCACCTTTAAACCACTCATGATAACTATTAATGAAGAGTGATGTATCTTGTGTTAAAGCAGAGTTGGAGGAGCTGACTCATGATAACTACTAATGAAGAGCGATGCATCCTGTTGACTCACCTGCCATGTCCTTAACAAAATGGGCGTGGCCCGTCTTCACATGGTCGATGGAGGCCAGCGTGGCTTCGGCCCGGCTCACCAGGTAATCTGACCACACAGGAGcagatgaggggggagagaggggaaaggttATACAGAACACTTTCTAACAGCTATTCTGTAATTGTTATCAATGGGAAACAATTGTCTTTCGTTTTGCCGAGTGCCTCGTGTTTCCCCTGGGAGCGCCTGGTGTATTTAGTAGATTTCCCTGGGAAATGTCAACCCAAGAACAGGAAAAGGTCAACATCATCATAAGATTAGGATTACGTATTGTTGCTTTGCATTTTCTGCTTGGCTGTAACGAAAGGCTGTGGAACAGCCCCTGAGGGACGCTGCACACGTCCCGTTGTCACACGCAGGCCGTTACATTGCCAGGGGACAGAGGTGAACGAAATGCTGGTAAATCCTTTCTGCATATTTCCCTGAGAAAGACGTAAAGTTCCGGCCCAACCGTGTGTGCATACGATGCAGAAACATTAACACCACACAACGTAAGATGCATTGATGTACGCCGTTTCAGAACTGTGGGAGGCGATCCCTAAGTTATCAAGGAGTTGAGTTAATTCCGCACCGGCTTTGCACTGTGGGCCCATGCTAGAGGGAAATATACACCACTGTCCATCGTAAAGCTTTCGGTAAGGCTGATCAGTCAGCTTAGTGAATCAAGGGGTGACACGGATTGTTTCACCCAAGGCAAAAGGCTATCCCAGTAGTAGAATTGCAACTTGCTCAAACTGGTTGGGTGGTTTTTCGTTCAGAAGGTTACCATAATGCTCCTGGCCCTCCACATCAGAGAGGGACACATGACCGCTGACCTCTGTGGAATTactcatcattcaatgatgagCAACTTATAATTTACTTACTTGTCACGCAAGCAATTCCTACATTGTCATGAGACTATGGATGTACTACGCTAGATTCCGGTTTTCAACATATCTGTGAGCACTAGTGTAGTAAAGATAGAGCTAATTAGATCCGCAGAAACCCTCACCAATGAGGTCCAGAGGAGCAGTAGAGCAAAGGACATCAGTTCAGCTTAAGAGACCTTTTCATAAGATAGGATTCTTTTTCTAAACCAAAAGGTCTTTAGTGAGGTATTTAAACATTTCATCTAGCGTATAGAGCGGCAGTGTGTTAGGAGATGGTAAACACCATCTTAATTTGACACAGATTCCTTAGTATTTCATGTTAGTGATGATGGCGGTGGACCACAGGGCCCGTCCGGTGCCGGAGCCCACCTGGGGAGCTGGTGCAGCGGACGTGGAGCGGGTCGTCCAGCTTTGCCACCGCGTCCTGGATGATGTTCTCCGCCTCGCTCACCGTCCCCTGGAGCAGAGAGAACTGCTCCTCCAGGAGCTTCTGCTTCAGCTGCTCCTCGCGGCCGGCCTGCAACACAAACCACAATATTAGCCAAGGTTGGACCCTCCACCAGGCTAGGCTAAGTTAGTGTTGACCCTCCACCAGGCTAGACTAGGTTGGACCCTCCACCTGGCTAGGCTAAGTTAGTGTTGACCCTCGACCAGGCTAGACTAGGTTAGACCCTCCACCTGGCTAAGCTAAGCTAGGCTAGGTTGGACTCTCCACAAGGCTAGGCTAGCCTAAGCTAGCTTGGACCCTCCACCAGGCTAGCCTAAGCTAGTTGGGACCCTCCACCAGGCCAGGATAGGCTAGGCTAGGTTAGACCCTCCACCAGGCCAGGTTTGGCAGGGCTCTTCACAGCGAGGCTAGCTGACTGACCTTCTCCTGCAGCATGCTCTGGAGGTTCCCCAGGTCCCTGCTGCTCTTCTCCCGCTCCACCTGCAGGGAGGACTGCTCTGCTAGCGCAGACTGCCGCAGCGACGAcagctccgcctccttctcGCTCACCGAGCGCATCAGACGCTCCTTCTCCGCCTGCAGGGACGTCATGGAGCCGCTCAGCTCCATGCCCGCCTGGGGAAATACCAGCGTGTCAGGAGGGCAGTGGGAACGAAGCACGGGAAGCCCAGTGGAAGCTCAATAGACGGCCAGTTCAAGCTCAGTGGAAGCTCAATTAAAGCCCAGTGGATATGTGAATGTTTCAGACTTGATGACATACGTCATGGTTAGGATGTCTAGTACATCTACAGAGAGGAGGAAATCAGCACCAGTGGAGTTTCTCAGCAGAAAATACGTTTTCCTGTCCCTCAGGCAAAAGTACTCATCAACTTGCTCCGTTGGTGATGGAGATGTTCCCAGGGATCTAATCTAATCTGATGACGTTACTGTAACAGTAACGTGTTTATCCCGTGTATCCACTGAGCAGCGCACCATGATGGTGTCACATAGGGTTACACTGATTGGTTGAAGGAGCTTGTCTGTCAAGGCAAGAATGTGAACTCGAGGCatcaggatggtctccaggCTGGATTTCAGCCTCACTCAATAAACCTAACAGACCGTATTCTTAACATGTGAGACGAGGTTCAGACCTTCTCGTTGCTCTGCAGAGTGGACTTGATATGCGTCATTTCCGCCATTTTGTCAGCCAGCTCCCTCCTCAGCTTCTCCATCTCAAacttctgctcctccagctACAACGGGGACAGAAGAACACAACATCTCTAAACCCCTCAGCAATACCATTATGCAAGACAGTGAAGCCTATTGATAGGTTAAAGAGGAGCTGAAGCAGGAGGATGATGGGGGGAGGGTCGACATCCACCAAAGGCTTTGGCAACCGGGGGCGACCGCGCCACTGACCGTCATGTCCGCCTCCCGTTTGAGCCGCTCCCCCTCGAGCGACATCTGCATCTTGATGCGCTCCACCTCCTCGTGGGTCTGGTGGCTGGCGGTCAGGATTCTCTCCGTGTCGGCGCTCTGAAGGGCAGGCAAACACAGGAGCCATGGtgacacagaggcacacagtcTGTTTACAGATCTAGCTTCCAAAGCCCTTTCTGAATCTAGATATCATCTCTTTACACTACCTTACAGCCCCTTCTGATCAGCAGACCAGATCCCCTCCTGATCAACCCAAATGGGGTGAACAGAGTTAAACTTTGAACCACATTCATGGTTCACTCAATCTCAGAAGACGAGACGACAGCTGGGGTGTaccggtttatttgttttggaTAATGTTGAGAATTATTATTGATTAGAATTGCAAAGGATGGGAATACAAAAAAATTTCAATgttttatgtttaaaatgtgcaaAGACATTTGCTTTATTATTAATGGTAATGATAATATAAAGGATATACAAATGATAGACATCTTGGCTGCGTTTCAAATTTCATACTATTTCTTCTTACTTGTAGTACGTACTGCAGCTACCCTTACAAACTATGTACTGTTGCACACTCTCGTCTAACAATTGGGACATACTACAGGTGATCAGTCACTGATCAGCACACCTGTAGCCCCCCAGCGACTTCCACAGGCTCAGTCGCATTTCCTGCTGCATAGAAATGTGGTGCAGAAGAGCCTAAAGCATGCTGGCTTGCATACTGCGAAATGGAACTGGATGGGGTGCCAGTCTTTTCTGGCATGCTAAATAATATGGCAGTATAGGTATTGGAACCCAGGGCTCGTTTATATAAATTCTAGTGAATTCGAGACGTCTAACTTCCTCTCCCTAACTGATGGTGTTCAGGTAGTTTGCATTTGCACTGAAGCCATGGAGTCTGATACTGAGGCCACGGCAATCTACTGACCTGTAGATTCCTTTAGTGTCCTTGCAgccttgcagacatgtccaccTCCCCCCATCATGTATTGCTTATTAACTTGGTCTCTCCCACCATAGCTGACTTCAGCCCtggccaatcctaaactctccacactgtcactcccactcccactctGTTGTTACTGCCCTCAACGTGGAAGTTTCACTATAAGAAACAGTACACCCATTGGCTCATTGAAGACGCTTGGTAAATCGCTGCCTGTATCTCCCCATGATCATGctttaaaatgtaatcaaattatTTGCTTTCAAGAGTTATTCTTCAACCACCGCCCCTCATTTATTTGATTGATGACGGGTGACGTATGAGCTAAGGACGTGATCTGATGATTCCCACATGGTGAGGTCCTGTGTAAACAGCAGCAGGGACATTGGGTTGGAGGAGACGtttgagagggtgagagagccaATGGGCCAGCGTGCCAGTGAGTGAGCGAGTAAGTCAGTGGGCCAGCGGGCtagatagtgagtgagtgagtgagcgagtacCTTGCGGAGCAAATCAGCATGGTCGGCCACCAGCTCAGTGTGTTTGTCCTTCAGCTTATTGTAGCGCTGCTCAGTGGCCTGGGCTCTCTCtgcagagggaagagagagattcTTAGGCGGTCCGCTTACTTCATGCTGAAAACAAATTTCGCTTGTTCCttccatttgcagtttgaagaTTTTGTAACTTCGCTGCAGATAACCATAATGCAAACACTGTTTCCCACTAGTCAGAACCAAGAACAGCACAGTGCTCAACTAAGGAAACGTGTTCGATACGAATGTTCTGTGACCAAACAGAGACTGGCGTAACCGAGTATAAAACCCATACCTCTGCAACAGCCTTCTTCGGTCTCAGCCAGctgcaacaatattttattttgaagtctGCAGACTACTTCAGTATTTTAGTACCGCCACTCCTACAAGTGAAAGCCTGCATCCTCGCACCACATCATCCCATTTGAAAACGCAGTTTTCTGTCAAATTTGCATTGAACTCGTGAAGGCCATTGACATGGAATTATTCAAACTTTGCCAGGGGTGGAAGGGCGAGAACCTAGGCGTGTTCGACTCAAACCTGGTCAGCGAGTTTTCCTTCCCCGTCACGGCCCTCAGAGAACAATGCTTCACCTCATGCTTTGATAACAAGCTTGTTATCATCTTACTggaaccataaatagagaatcaAGTGACAGGGCGCTTCTAAACACACCTTATTTGCAGAATTCTTCTGATCATCTGCCTCTAGAAGATCAGAGATAAAATATACTTTGGGGGGCTTTACCACTGATGACAAACATTTTGATAGGTGACCTGTAAGAATAATCCACTCCGAGGTCTACGGTTATCAAAcccctccagccaatcagaatcgtgtTTTCCCAAAGGCCCCGGGCTGCTACCACTGATACAGTCAAGGTAGGTTGAGCAGCGGCAGAACTCTTCCAGCGACATTCATTTGGACGAAATGTTTTCAAAGCTCCTGAGAAATGACTAGAGCCAGGACtgcgttgttgttgtcgtcCCTGCGGAGGTTAGGGCggtgtgtgatgttgtgtgGGGTAGTGTGTGGTCATATGACACAGTGTCTGCGGATGAGAGGGTGGGGGGCCGGTGGGTCCTCACTGTCGGCCTCGCTGAAGGTGGCCTGGACGCTCTCGTGCTCGGCGTTGCGGCGCCGCGTGGCCTCCAGCTCCATACGCAGCTGCTCGTTCTCCACCAGGGAGCGCTGCTTCTGCGCccgctgctcctccagctccgcctccaggctGTTGATCTGGGACTTGAGCTGCGTGATGTAGCGCTGGGCCTGGGGCGggtcaggagggagggaggaggacatgaaggacagaaagaatCTTCCCTTCTAATTcattattctgtctgttctagcgtgttgcggtgaCTGCGACtgaatgcctggactctccttatggttaaccggccagcaccTCATCGTATATAAATGCGTGTCAAATACGGCACCCATTGCTctcctgatcatccctggaaggaggagtcccccactctgcgttcctcctcaagatttcttccttgctgattaaggGAGTTGTTCTAGCCCACTTGGGGgcaaggggggtgtcataactAGATTGCCTGTTAAGCCTGTAATGGCGaataagggctatacaaataaaatgtaatttaacaATGAGAATCCCTCAATTTCCTTCTATATCATGTGCTGGAATGAAGCAATGCTCAATACTTAATATTAACAGGAAATGATGATACTAAATACATCAACGTAACATGAAAGATGACGTCAATGACTCGCCTTGATTTGGGGCCAGGCGTTAATGAGCCTGAGCAGTGTGGCGTGATGACGTATTTCCAGGTGATTACCAACAACGGCATCAGACAGGAATGACAAAGCCAGTCAAGCAAGGACGTCAAACACGTCTGCAAACTGATGCTGATGGTAAATGCACTTTAGGAGTAGAATTCTTCTAATCCCCACGCAGTTGACGTGTAGTGATAGATGATCCGAGATCTAAAGTACTCTGGTGGGCTGTACCATTGATCTGGAAATTGTTGTGGAATTTAGAAAGCATGTGGATATGTGATGATCCACCCTGAGCTGTACGGTTATCACACCCCTCCAGCCAATCCGAATCGTGTTTTCCCAGGGCGGGAGGCACACAGGGTTCcccgcatcacttcctgtttgaagGCCTCCCGCTACATTCCACACGGCCCGGCCAGTATTAGCACCCGCCCCCTAAGGACCCAGAGTGCTCTGACTCAACCCTCCCTCCGACTCCCACTCCACCCCAGAGCGGAGGCGTGCTGCAGGGCGAGCGGTACTCCAGGGTTTGGTAAAGAGCGCAGGCTTCAATCTGTCGCCGGGGCGTGAAGGAGAGGGCTAAATGGTTGCTAGGCAACCAAAAATATCAGAATCTGTAGTGCAGACAGAAGCGGCCATTTACACATGTCCGGATCTCATTGTGCAAGGTGTTGTTGAGTACCTTGTAtagaggtcacacacacacacacacacacacacacacacacacacacacacacacacacacacacacacacacacacacacacacacacacacacacacacacacacacacacacacacacacacacacacacacacacacacacctcagccttCACCCTCTCCAGCTCTGCCCGCAGCATCTCCACGTCTCGCTTGAGGCCTTCAATCTGCTGGTCTCTATGGAAACCAGAAGGCCCACAGTTAAGGGCGGCACAACAGAACCGAACACAATGCAAcagaacacaacaacacaacacagtctACTGAAGCAATTAAGTAACAACTCACCGGTCATCAAAGCGCCCGTTGGGAGCCCCGAAGGTTTGGTCAAAGATGTCAAACTGCTGAGGAAGAGAAAAGGCATTCTAATAACTCAATGTGCTTTTCTCTCTAACGGGGGGGGgctttggttgtgtgtgcgcgccaacAGATTCCCACCTCAGTGATGTAGGAACCATCTGCAGCCTCAACCTTTCCCACTCCCTGTAGTGCTACTATAACATCAGAAGAGTCTAGATATCCTTACATTCCGACCACTGTTATTAGATTCTAAGCCTCAGACTGATGTACTTCAGTGTGTGAGGCGACCTCTTGTGGGCCGGTACCTGGGTCGGGGCGCTGCTGGCGGTGGGGACGTCTCCGACCTCGATCAGCGGCTCCGGgtcgtcgtcctcgtcgtcctGCGGCTCGTCGGGGATCACCACCACCGGCTTCACGTGTTTGGCCAGCGAGGCGGCGTGCAGGAAGTTGGGCGGGGACTGTGACGGAGGACGGAGCGGCACGGTGTGAGGAGCAGGCTTGTGTTGTGGTCCACTCAGACTCAAGCGGTGAGTACTTAGCCACATTAACATTTCGGGCGTTTAGCAGAGGCTTTCATCCAAAGAAACTTACAGTAAGctaatttgtcagaagaaagataaacaacaacatatcactgtcagtacagtaaggatgttcatagaaacatgTGCCAAGCACTCCatcaggttaacccattccccgtatacaacaaagatagttaAGATAAgtcgctacacgatgctaagtaatATCTTAATGAtgcttaataaataatatataatataaggaTATCcaacaataagtgcgtaagagggctGTTGGGGGAGGCCATGCAAGGCTACACGGACCACAATGTGTTATATTTGGAGGAAATGAAAGACTATATTGATCTTTATAAAACAGTCATGCGTCCTAATACAATAGTTGATGATACAATTCAAACTAGATCAGTCTTCCTCTGCTTACGTCAGGCAGCTTAGGAATCTGGATCAGTCTTTTGAAGTACTGCATGTCTCTCGCTTTGTTGAAGAAATTCTTGAGACTGTTGGAGgataaacaccacacacacacacacacacacacacacacacacacacacgcacacacacagtttctttGTTTGTCAGTAGGAGACAACGAAAGTTTGAGGTCAACGTTGtgtcttcttctgtggtgtttGTGGTTTAATGTGGAGCTACACGTAAGCAGTTCTCCCTGCCGTGTCCGTGACAACcggccctggggaggggggggacaatgGCTAAGGGAGTATTTCATCTCTGCAGGGTCTGTGCGGGAGgcggaaggatggatggataatCAGAGTAACAGGAGCAGGGGCGGCGTACCTGTGGAACTGGTCGTGGAAGCGATCCCTGTGGCCCTGTAGCGTGTCCGCTGGGAGGCCTGGGAACACAGGTCACATGGGACAACACCCTCAATTATTGTCTCTCATTTGAAGTGCGGTGGGACAGTATGATGCCGTCTGAGGAGGATTTAACAAGATAAACTATAGAGGCAATCCCTCTAAAGTTTCACTTTGATGCATTCTGGTTGTAAATCTTTACATTACAGTACTTTTCTATACAAAGTGACAacaagtaagtaagtaagtatgttattgtctctctctctttgggcaCACCAAGAGCATCGCGTATTATGGACTCAATGATAGCTCTATAAAACATCATAATGTACTTATCCTCACCATGGAACCTTAATCTACGCAAAAAATACAAGCAGGAAAGAAGGTATTGAAAGACCTGTTTGGTAGTTAAACGGTTAGTGGATGGGAGTGTATCTCAGACGGCACGTGTCTACAGGAGAAGACTCAGCCAAACTACACAAACAGTCTACACAGACGCTCCACTGGCTGTCAAGCTTTCATTAAAGCGGTTACCCGTCCTCCATATGCCTCGTGGCACATAGGGCCTTTTCATTAATGCTACCATTGGCAATTTCATTCAGAAGCAAATGTCTTGTAGTTGAAAATGTCTTTAAGTCACAACATCAATTAATAAATAACATGCCGGGACAGAAGAAAAATAATCTCCTATCCGTGTCTGGGGCAGGAAAGTGATAAACCCGtctaataattgaataaaaggaTTGGCACCAATAAAATCTATTTGCCAGTAGGAGCGGAGGACCAACCAGCCAGGTCTAGCCTCTCTATTCTCAGAGCTACCAACGCCATGGACTCAGGTTACAGCCGAGGCCTGACGACAGCAACTCACCCCCCTCGCCCCtcaaaaggaaagaaaacacCCGGTCACAGACATGAAGGCAGCGACTCACAGGAGTGCAGCTTGAACAGCAGCTTGACGGTGAAGTGGTAGAGGTGGCTGCAGTCCTGGATCACCTGGATGAGCGGAGACAGCCGGCACTGGCCCGCCGTCAGCGTGGAGATGGCGATGGACGTGTTGAGCTGCCGCAGCACTGCAGGAACGCATACAACACAACAGAGTCTGTGAGGCACAAAACCCAAGAGTCTGACCCACGCCGCAGGCAAGAGTCTGACCCACACTGCAGTCGGGAGTCTGACCCATGAGCACACAACGGGCAGGATAATCAACCAAAACAGTAGAGCAAAGAACCTTAGTTACATGAATCCTTCAGGTCGAGATTTCCGGAAACATTCAGAATAAATCATAaactgtgttgtgtttttaactGGTTGGGCCAAACTGGTGTAGCTGATTGAATATGTTTAAACACGGATGGcagcatttacatttttttaatatatcaGTTATAGGATGTGGGTTTATTGATAACATAATTGAAACCATTATCGATCAGCATGGACTACAGACATGTCCAGGTTTGTTCAAGTTTTAAACTAGTTGAAAAGATACGCATTGGGactttattaaaaaacaatCGATATCACATGAttgtcttaaaaaaaaaacagatgctgCGATTTAATTTTAAACTTGAGTCGGCAATGACGGTAAGCAGTAAGGAAGGCTCCCCATATCCACATCAAAACAAAGGGCCATAAAGGACCTACGGTGATGCAGTACAGACAATAAGTTACTGTGCCACAAGAATGATTCAACTTAATGggtgaaagttaaaaaaatg
Above is a genomic segment from Gadus morhua chromosome 6, gadMor3.0, whole genome shotgun sequence containing:
- the hip1rb gene encoding huntingtin interacting protein 1 related b isoform X1; translation: MNSIRQVPTRVKSRRVETNLGAEREHFDKQQLSSISKAINSTEAPVKEKHARRIILGTHREKGAYTFWSYALGLPLASSSILSWKFCHVLHKVLRDGHQNSLQDCMRHHSSLIEIGQLWGNLHDKYGQLVALYSKMLCTKMEFHVKHPEIRANLEVTDEVLERAAGTDINNVFQLTVEVFDYMDTELRVAETVLRQLNTSIAISTLTAGQCRLSPLIQVIQDCSHLYHFTVKLLFKLHSCLPADTLQGHRDRFHDQFHSLKNFFNKARDMQYFKRLIQIPKLPDSPPNFLHAASLAKHVKPVVVIPDEPQDDEDDDPEPLIEVGDVPTASSAPTQQFDIFDQTFGAPNGRFDDRDQQIEGLKRDVEMLRAELERVKAEAQRYITQLKSQINSLEAELEEQRAQKQRSLVENEQLRMELEATRRRNAEHESVQATFSEADKRAQATEQRYNKLKDKHTELVADHADLLRKSADTERILTASHQTHEEVERIKMQMSLEGERLKREADMTLEEQKFEMEKLRRELADKMAEMTHIKSTLQSNEKAGMELSGSMTSLQAEKERLMRSVSEKEAELSSLRQSALAEQSSLQVEREKSSRDLGNLQSMLQEKAGREEQLKQKLLEEQFSLLQGTVSEAENIIQDAVAKLDDPLHVRCTSSPDYLVSRAEATLASIDHVKTGHAHFVKDMADAGALVRALTQFSHLAADTIVNGSATAHTAPVDHADRLTENCRSCAVQSLAYLKELKEQASVRRADPAAVRLIVQKILHLGQELRPKGSDVRQDELGDMVDKEMAATQAAIDEAVRRIDEMMNQARKDTSGVKLEVNERILFSCTDLMKAIRMLVLASTDLQKEIAEGGRGAATLKEFYARNSRWTEGLISASKAVGWGATQMVESADKVVLHTGKYEELIVCSHEIAASTAQLVAASKVKADRNSTRLTVLQQASRTVNEMAANVVASTRTGLENLEEKDTMDFSGMSLIKLKKEEMESQVKVLELESQLENERLRLGELRKKHYGIAGAALVSDDNGVSSSASSPSHGSSLSPRLQQKPSVMKKPNLAQKPSLPPKSMFK
- the hip1rb gene encoding huntingtin interacting protein 1 related b isoform X2 produces the protein MNSIRQVPTRVKSRRVETNLGAEREHFDKQQLSSISKAINSTEAPVKEKHARRIILGTHREKGAYTFWSYALGLPLASSSILSWKFCHVLHKVLRDGHQNSLQDCMRHHSSLIEIGQLWGNLHDKYGQLVALYSKMLCTKMEFHVKHPEIRANLEVTDEVLERAAGTDINNVFQLTVEVFDYMDTELRVAETVLRQLNTSIAISTLTAGQCRLSPLIQVIQDCSHLYHFTVKLLFKLHSCLPADTLQGHRDRFHDQFHSLKNFFNKARDMQYFKRLIQIPKLPDSPPNFLHAASLAKHVKPVVVIPDEPQDDEDDDPEPLIEVGDVPTASSAPTQFDIFDQTFGAPNGRFDDRDQQIEGLKRDVEMLRAELERVKAEAQRYITQLKSQINSLEAELEEQRAQKQRSLVENEQLRMELEATRRRNAEHESVQATFSEADKRAQATEQRYNKLKDKHTELVADHADLLRKSADTERILTASHQTHEEVERIKMQMSLEGERLKREADMTLEEQKFEMEKLRRELADKMAEMTHIKSTLQSNEKAGMELSGSMTSLQAEKERLMRSVSEKEAELSSLRQSALAEQSSLQVEREKSSRDLGNLQSMLQEKAGREEQLKQKLLEEQFSLLQGTVSEAENIIQDAVAKLDDPLHVRCTSSPDYLVSRAEATLASIDHVKTGHAHFVKDMADAGALVRALTQFSHLAADTIVNGSATAHTAPVDHADRLTENCRSCAVQSLAYLKELKEQASVRRADPAAVRLIVQKILHLGQELRPKGSDVRQDELGDMVDKEMAATQAAIDEAVRRIDEMMNQARKDTSGVKLEVNERILFSCTDLMKAIRMLVLASTDLQKEIAEGGRGAATLKEFYARNSRWTEGLISASKAVGWGATQMVESADKVVLHTGKYEELIVCSHEIAASTAQLVAASKVKADRNSTRLTVLQQASRTVNEMAANVVASTRTGLENLEEKDTMDFSGMSLIKLKKEEMESQVKVLELESQLENERLRLGELRKKHYGIAGAALVSDDNGVSSSASSPSHGSSLSPRLQQKPSVMKKPNLAQKPSLPPKSMFK